In Lemur catta isolate mLemCat1 chromosome 1, mLemCat1.pri, whole genome shotgun sequence, one DNA window encodes the following:
- the LOC123648955 gene encoding cell cycle control protein 50C-like, whose protein sequence is MECHLCRLPDNTALKQQKLPTHRLHFSAKKILFIFFATGIFCLCMGIILLLSAKSTQEIEINYTKICANCAKVRENAFNFDKECTCSIPFSLTKKMKGNVYMYYKLYGFYQNLYRYVRSRSNRQLVGKDVKAVNSCAPFKMFHNETPIVPCGAIANSIFNDTIILSYNVNSSLQIPVPMLKTGLTWWTDAYVKFQNPKADNLANAFEGTTKPPYWQKPIYELDKEDPGNNGFLNDDFIVWMRTAAFPTFKKLYRHLNRTQHFTAGLPAGNYSFNITYNFPVTRFYGKKSVVLCTTTWSGGSSLYIGLAYTVTGAITWLAAFSMMAIHMGLKNKKMPIIHQSNEALKEKAENRNGQ, encoded by the exons ATGGAGTGTCACCTGTGCAGGTTGCCAGACAACACTGCCCTGAAGCAGCAGAAATTGCCCACCCACCGACTACACTTCTCGGCCAAGAAAATCCTCTTTATCTTTTTTGCCACAGGAATATTCTGCCTTTGCATGGGCATCATCCTTCTACTGTCTGCAAAGAGCACCCAGGAAATAGAG ATCAATTACacaaaaatatgtgcaaattgTGCAAAAGTACGGGAAAATGCCTTTAATTTTGACAAAGAATGCACCTGTTCTATTCCCTTTTCccttacaaagaaaatgaag GGTAATGTTTATATGTATTACAAATTGTATGGCTTCTATCAGAACCTCTATCGATATGTTCGATCCAGAAGTAACAGGCAACTGGTGGGCAAAGATGTGAAA GCTGTTAACAGCTGTGCTCCATTCAAAATGTTCCACAATGAGACCCCCATCGTTCCTTGTGGTGCTATCGCCAACAGCATATTCAATG ACACCATAATTCTTTCATACAATGTTAATTCATCACTACAAATCCCCGTCCCAATGCTAAAGACTGGACTTACATGGTGGACAGATGCGTATGTCAAATTTCAGAATCCGAAGGCTGATAATCTTGCCAATGCATTTGAAG GAACCACAAAGCCCCCATACTGGCAAAAGCCTATCTATGAGTTGGATAAAGAGGATCCAGGAAACAATGGCTTCCTCAATGATGACTTCATCGTGTGGATGCGGACAGCTGCCTTTCCCACTTTCAAAAAACTGTACCGTCATCTCAATCGAACACAGCATTTTACAGCAGGCTTGCCTGCTGGTAATTATAGTTTCAACATAACCTACA ACTTCCCGGTAACCAGGTTCTACGGAAAAAAATCAGTCGTTCTTTGTACCACGACATGGAGTGGAGGTAGTAGCCTTTACATAGGTCTTGCCTACACGGTGACAGGAGCCATAACATGGTTGGCCGCCTTTTCCATGATGGCAATTCACATGGggctgaaaaacaagaaaatgccCATCATCCATCAGTCAAATGAagccttaaaagaaaaagcagaaaacagaaatggaCAGTGA